A region of Sparus aurata chromosome 8, fSpaAur1.1, whole genome shotgun sequence DNA encodes the following proteins:
- the LOC115586225 gene encoding kelch-like protein 10 isoform X1, translating to MSDRGASSDQPGPVFNDLRLEGHFCDAVIKVEDVEFPIHKIILCQCSLYFRALFIRWSGPDKTVYNIPGLSPDMMQIIIKFAYTGSLSVTEDNVQELLLAADQFNIKDIVRACCDFLGEQLCPENCIGIWQFTFCSCFELQRKAYQFILDHFEEVVSSEEFQDLTVQELTDILERDDLNVSEETTVCEAILRWIAHRPEERQAHLLVLLSKVRLALMSQDHLGTTVISNELVKSNAECFQMVKEIMDNKDRLTLPAVFMRDPVARPRMPNTILLAIGGWSRAGPINSIEAYNIRADLWINLTNNQEPLHAYHGAAFLDGYVYCVGGYGSEEHLNSVRRLDLSTHTWQEVAPMHFRRCYVCTTVLDGRIYAMGGYNGYVRLRTAECYRPDTNQWSAIAPMHEGRSDASCTTFNNKIYICGGFTGNECLETCEYYSPETNQWTVIAPMNSQRSGVGVVACADRIFAVGGFDGSARLRSAEAYNPHTNTWHEVSSMSTTRSNFGIAVIEDLLFVVGGFNGFTTSNNVEYYNVMTDEWSEACGMEIYRSGVSCCVLRGLPNMAEYILSRDARPDSEVELLEEEST from the exons ATGAGTGACCGAGGCGCGTCTTCAGACCAGCCAGGCCCAGTGTTTAATGATCTCCGTCTGGAGGGCCACTTTTGTGATGCAGTCATCAAAGTCGAGGATGTGGAGTTTCCCATACACAAGATCATCCTGTGTCAGTGCAGCCTTTACTTCCG AGCTCTCTTCATACGCTGGTCAGGCCCAGACAAAACGGTCTACAACATCCCGGGTCTGTCTCCTGACATGATGCAGATCATCATCAAGTTTGCATACACCGGCTCTCTCTCTGTGACAGAGGACAACGTACAGGAGCTGCTGCTAGCAGCCGATCAGTTCAACATAAAGGACATAGTACGAGCCTGCTGCGACTTCCTGGGGGAGCAGCTCTGCCCGGAGAACTGCATCGGCATCTGGCAGTTCACATTCTGTTCCTGCTTCGAGCTGCAGAGAAAAGCCTACCAGTTTATTCTTGATCACTTTGAGGAGGTTGTTTCCAGTGAAGAGTTTCAGGATCTCACTGTGCAGGAACTCACTGACATCCTTGAAAGAGATGATCTCAATGTGAGCGAGGAGACTACTGTGTGCGAGGCTATCCTTCGCTGGATCGCCCACAGACCTGAAGAAAGACAAGCACACCTGCTTGTACTCTTGTCTAAA GTCCGGCTGGCCTTGATGAGTCAGGATCACCTTGGGACAACTGTGATTTCAAATGAGCTGGTGAAAAGCAACGCTGAGTGCTTTCAAATGGTGAAGGAGATCATGGATAACAAAGACCGTCTCACCTTACCTGCAGTTTTCATGCGTGACCCTGTCGCTCGTCCTCGCATGCCTAACACCATCCTGTTGGCCATCGGAGGCTGGAGCAGAGCTGGTCCAATTAACAGCATTGAGGCGTATAACATCCGCGCTGACCTCTGGATCAACCTGACGAACAATCAGGAGCCCCTTCATGCCTACCATGGCGCTGCCTTCCTCGACGGGTATGTCTACTGTGTTGGTGGCTATGGCAGTGAGGAGCATTTAAACAGTGTTCGCAGGCTGGATCTAAGCACCCACACCTGGCAGGAGGTAGCGCCCATGCACTTCCGCCGCTGCTATGTGTGCACCACTGTGCTGGATGGACGCATCTATGCAATGGGAGGTTATAACGGGTATGTCCGCCTCCGGACTGCAGAGTGCTACAGGCCCGACACCAACCAGTGGAGCGCCATTGCACCCATGCATGAGGGCAGGAGCGATGCCAGCTGCACAACTTTCAACAATAAA ATCTACATTTGTGGAGGTTTCACTGGTAATGAGTGCCTTGAAACTTGTGAATATTACAGCCCAGAAACCAACCAGTGGACTGTGATCGCCCCCATGAACAGCCAGCGCAGTGGAGTTGGCGTCGTGGCATGTGCAGACCGCATCTTTGCG GTCGGTGGCTTCGACGGCAGCGCCCGTCTGAGAAGCGCTGAGGCCTACAATCCCCACACCAATACCTGGCACGAAGTGTCCTCCATGTCAACCACCCGCAGCAACTTCGGCATCGCAGTGATCGAGGATCTGCTCTTCGTTGTGGGTGGCTTCAACGGCTTCACCACCTCTAATAACGTCGAGTACTACAACGTGATGACGGACGAGTGGTCTGAGGCCTGTGGCATGGAGATTTACCGCAGTGGCGTCAGCTGCTGCGTGTTGCGCGGGCTCCCCAACATGGCCGAGTACATTTTGTCTCGTGACGCTAGGCCAGATTCAGAAGTGGAGTTATTGGAGGAAGAATCCACCTAA
- the LOC115586225 gene encoding kelch-like protein 10 isoform X2, translated as MSDRGASSDQPGPVFNDLRLEGHFCDAVIKVEDVEFPIHKIILCQCSLYFRALFIRWSGPDKTVYNIPGLSPDMMQIIIKFAYTGSLSVTEDNVQELLLAADQFNIKDIVRACCDFLGEQLCPENCIGIWQFTFCSCFELQRKAYQFILDHFEEVVSSEEFQDLTVQELTDILERDDLNVSEETTVCEAILRWIAHRPEERQAHLLVLLSKVRLALMSQDHLGTTVISNELVKSNAECFQMVKEIMDNKDRLTLPAVFMRDPVARPRMPNTILLAIGGWSRAGPINSIEAYNIRADLWINLTNNQEPLHAYHGAAFLDGPETNQWTVIAPMNSQRSGVGVVACADRIFAVGGFDGSARLRSAEAYNPHTNTWHEVSSMSTTRSNFGIAVIEDLLFVVGGFNGFTTSNNVEYYNVMTDEWSEACGMEIYRSGVSCCVLRGLPNMAEYILSRDARPDSEVELLEEEST; from the exons ATGAGTGACCGAGGCGCGTCTTCAGACCAGCCAGGCCCAGTGTTTAATGATCTCCGTCTGGAGGGCCACTTTTGTGATGCAGTCATCAAAGTCGAGGATGTGGAGTTTCCCATACACAAGATCATCCTGTGTCAGTGCAGCCTTTACTTCCG AGCTCTCTTCATACGCTGGTCAGGCCCAGACAAAACGGTCTACAACATCCCGGGTCTGTCTCCTGACATGATGCAGATCATCATCAAGTTTGCATACACCGGCTCTCTCTCTGTGACAGAGGACAACGTACAGGAGCTGCTGCTAGCAGCCGATCAGTTCAACATAAAGGACATAGTACGAGCCTGCTGCGACTTCCTGGGGGAGCAGCTCTGCCCGGAGAACTGCATCGGCATCTGGCAGTTCACATTCTGTTCCTGCTTCGAGCTGCAGAGAAAAGCCTACCAGTTTATTCTTGATCACTTTGAGGAGGTTGTTTCCAGTGAAGAGTTTCAGGATCTCACTGTGCAGGAACTCACTGACATCCTTGAAAGAGATGATCTCAATGTGAGCGAGGAGACTACTGTGTGCGAGGCTATCCTTCGCTGGATCGCCCACAGACCTGAAGAAAGACAAGCACACCTGCTTGTACTCTTGTCTAAA GTCCGGCTGGCCTTGATGAGTCAGGATCACCTTGGGACAACTGTGATTTCAAATGAGCTGGTGAAAAGCAACGCTGAGTGCTTTCAAATGGTGAAGGAGATCATGGATAACAAAGACCGTCTCACCTTACCTGCAGTTTTCATGCGTGACCCTGTCGCTCGTCCTCGCATGCCTAACACCATCCTGTTGGCCATCGGAGGCTGGAGCAGAGCTGGTCCAATTAACAGCATTGAGGCGTATAACATCCGCGCTGACCTCTGGATCAACCTGACGAACAATCAGGAGCCCCTTCATGCCTACCATGGCGCTGCCTTCCTCGACGG CCCAGAAACCAACCAGTGGACTGTGATCGCCCCCATGAACAGCCAGCGCAGTGGAGTTGGCGTCGTGGCATGTGCAGACCGCATCTTTGCG GTCGGTGGCTTCGACGGCAGCGCCCGTCTGAGAAGCGCTGAGGCCTACAATCCCCACACCAATACCTGGCACGAAGTGTCCTCCATGTCAACCACCCGCAGCAACTTCGGCATCGCAGTGATCGAGGATCTGCTCTTCGTTGTGGGTGGCTTCAACGGCTTCACCACCTCTAATAACGTCGAGTACTACAACGTGATGACGGACGAGTGGTCTGAGGCCTGTGGCATGGAGATTTACCGCAGTGGCGTCAGCTGCTGCGTGTTGCGCGGGCTCCCCAACATGGCCGAGTACATTTTGTCTCGTGACGCTAGGCCAGATTCAGAAGTGGAGTTATTGGAGGAAGAATCCACCTAA